A portion of the Bradysia coprophila strain Holo2 unplaced genomic scaffold, BU_Bcop_v1 contig_297, whole genome shotgun sequence genome contains these proteins:
- the LOC119078961 gene encoding 15-hydroxyprostaglandin dehydrogenase [NAD(+)]-like isoform X2, whose translation MDLKGKVALVSGGATGLGRTFCEELLRHGAKVSICDLDSDAGENAQKYLSETFGKDRILFCHCDVTDYVQYEEAFQSTLAEFDGLDIVVNNAEIMNDKFWELEVDVNLNGAIRGTLLGLQFMGRDKGGQGGVVVNIGSAASFRPQVFSPPIYTATKHAILGLSRSCGDAYHYSTSGVRVIALCPGLLCSENGSAVPQNNKFKSPAHEKAWQADMKGVVPQSMEHVAKGLMTVIKEAASGSVWLIANGTPPKEIPFSHETL comes from the exons GGAGGTGCTACTGGTCTCGGCCGTACCTTCTGTGAGGAATTGTTGCGACACGGCGCTAAGGTGTCCATATGTGATTTGGATTCGGATGCCGGTGAAAATGCTCAGAAATATTTAAGCGAGACATTTGGCAAGGACAGAATTTTATTCTGCCATTGTGATGTTACCGACTACGTCCAATACGAAGAGGCGTTTCAGAGTACGCTGGCCGAGTTCGATGGATTGGATATTGTGGTGAATAATGCCGAAATTATGAACGACAAATTTTGGGAGCTTGAAGTAGATGTGAATTTG AACGGTGCCATACGAGGTACTTTACTGGGCCTCCAGTTCATGGGACGGGATAAAGGTGGACAAGGGGGTGTTGTTGTCAATATCGGGTCAGCAGCTAGCTTTCGGCCACAAGTGTTTTCACCGCCAATATACACAGCCACGAAGCATGCGATTTTGGGATTATCGAGATCCTGTGGT GATGCTTATCACTATAGCACATCAGGTGTACGTGTCATTGCTTTATGTCCAGGTCTTTTATGCTCTGAAAATGGAAGTGCCGTCccacaaaataacaaattcaaatcACCAGCTCATGAGAAAGCCTGGCAGGCAGATATGAAGGGTGTTGTACCCCAATC CATGGAGCATGTGGCAAAAGGTTTGATGACTGTCATCAAAGAAGCAGCCAGTGGATCTGTTTGGCTGATAGCGAACGGAACACCGCCCAAAGAGATTCCATTTTCGCACGAAACATTATAA
- the LOC119078961 gene encoding 15-hydroxyprostaglandin dehydrogenase [NAD(+)]-like isoform X1: MRFLTRISTMDLKGKVALVSGGATGLGRTFCEELLRHGAKVSICDLDSDAGENAQKYLSETFGKDRILFCHCDVTDYVQYEEAFQSTLAEFDGLDIVVNNAEIMNDKFWELEVDVNLNGAIRGTLLGLQFMGRDKGGQGGVVVNIGSAASFRPQVFSPPIYTATKHAILGLSRSCGDAYHYSTSGVRVIALCPGLLCSENGSAVPQNNKFKSPAHEKAWQADMKGVVPQSMEHVAKGLMTVIKEAASGSVWLIANGTPPKEIPFSHETL; the protein is encoded by the exons GGAGGTGCTACTGGTCTCGGCCGTACCTTCTGTGAGGAATTGTTGCGACACGGCGCTAAGGTGTCCATATGTGATTTGGATTCGGATGCCGGTGAAAATGCTCAGAAATATTTAAGCGAGACATTTGGCAAGGACAGAATTTTATTCTGCCATTGTGATGTTACCGACTACGTCCAATACGAAGAGGCGTTTCAGAGTACGCTGGCCGAGTTCGATGGATTGGATATTGTGGTGAATAATGCCGAAATTATGAACGACAAATTTTGGGAGCTTGAAGTAGATGTGAATTTG AACGGTGCCATACGAGGTACTTTACTGGGCCTCCAGTTCATGGGACGGGATAAAGGTGGACAAGGGGGTGTTGTTGTCAATATCGGGTCAGCAGCTAGCTTTCGGCCACAAGTGTTTTCACCGCCAATATACACAGCCACGAAGCATGCGATTTTGGGATTATCGAGATCCTGTGGT GATGCTTATCACTATAGCACATCAGGTGTACGTGTCATTGCTTTATGTCCAGGTCTTTTATGCTCTGAAAATGGAAGTGCCGTCccacaaaataacaaattcaaatcACCAGCTCATGAGAAAGCCTGGCAGGCAGATATGAAGGGTGTTGTACCCCAATC CATGGAGCATGTGGCAAAAGGTTTGATGACTGTCATCAAAGAAGCAGCCAGTGGATCTGTTTGGCTGATAGCGAACGGAACACCGCCCAAAGAGATTCCATTTTCGCACGAAACATTATAA